A single region of the Paraburkholderia sprentiae WSM5005 genome encodes:
- a CDS encoding single-stranded DNA-binding protein — MASVNKVILVGNLGADPEVRYLPSGDAVANIRLATTDRYKDKASGEMKEATEWHRVAFFGRLAEIVAEYLKKGSSVYLEGRIRTRKWQAQDGTDRYSTEIVAEQMQMLGGRGGASMGGGDEGGYSRAESSERSGGGGGGGGGGGGRATSSGGGSRGGSGGGGASRPSAPAGGGFDEMDDDIPF; from the coding sequence ATGGCATCCGTGAACAAGGTCATTCTCGTCGGCAACCTCGGCGCCGATCCGGAAGTCCGCTATCTTCCGAGCGGCGACGCAGTCGCGAACATCCGCCTTGCCACGACGGACCGCTACAAGGATAAGGCGTCGGGCGAGATGAAGGAGGCCACCGAGTGGCACCGCGTCGCGTTTTTCGGCCGTCTCGCGGAAATCGTGGCGGAATATCTGAAGAAGGGCTCGTCGGTGTACCTCGAAGGGCGCATCCGCACGCGCAAATGGCAGGCGCAGGACGGCACCGATCGTTACTCGACCGAGATTGTCGCGGAGCAGATGCAAATGCTCGGCGGCCGTGGCGGCGCGTCGATGGGTGGGGGCGATGAAGGCGGCTATAGCCGTGCAGAGTCGTCGGAGCGCAGCGGCGGCGGTGGCGGCGGCGGTGGCGGTGGCGGTGGTCGCGCGACGTCGTCGGGCGGCGGCTCGCGTGGCGGCAGCGGCGGTGGCGGCGCGAGCCGTCCGAGCGCGCCGGCTGGCGGCGGGTTTGATGAGATGGATGACGATATTCCGTTCTAA
- a CDS encoding bestrophin-like domain, protein MSEIGSAILVFVLLLIATGLGVAVRPLLPEEHKAHETVQLVQLVIGMLVTFAALVLGLMTASAKAGFDTASNDMRTYAAELIEFDSTLRELGSAADESRRLLRQYTAAAIASTWPQEPAPSGDYPRELGPPSNPQQLENVRLGDMLSAVGRELRQLRTHDSLQERALDDALTQYRRVIDARWKIIEEAHSSISQPFFKMLTFWLCVIFLSFGLIAPRNALALVTISLGAVSIASAIYVIVDLDTPFTGPIVVSSLPLRDTLEHLRR, encoded by the coding sequence ATGTCGGAAATCGGTTCGGCCATACTCGTGTTCGTGCTGCTGCTGATCGCCACCGGCCTCGGCGTTGCGGTGCGGCCGCTGCTGCCGGAAGAGCACAAGGCGCATGAGACCGTGCAGCTGGTGCAACTCGTGATCGGCATGCTGGTGACGTTCGCCGCGCTGGTGCTGGGTTTGATGACCGCATCGGCGAAAGCGGGCTTCGATACCGCGTCGAACGATATGCGCACCTATGCGGCCGAACTGATCGAATTCGACTCGACGCTGCGCGAGCTCGGCAGCGCGGCCGACGAATCGCGGCGTCTGTTGCGCCAGTACACGGCGGCGGCGATCGCGTCGACCTGGCCGCAGGAGCCTGCGCCGAGCGGCGACTATCCGCGCGAACTCGGCCCGCCGAGCAATCCGCAGCAACTGGAAAATGTACGGCTCGGCGACATGCTGAGCGCGGTGGGTCGCGAGTTGCGGCAACTGCGCACGCACGATTCGTTGCAGGAACGCGCGCTCGATGACGCGTTGACGCAGTACCGGCGCGTCATCGATGCGCGCTGGAAAATCATCGAGGAAGCGCACAGCTCGATTTCGCAGCCGTTCTTCAAGATGCTGACGTTCTGGCTATGCGTGATTTTTCTGAGTTTCGGATTGATCGCGCCGCGTAATGCGTTGGCGCTGGTGACGATATCGCTGGGGGCGGTATCGATTGCTTCGGCAATTTATGTGATCGTCGATCTCGATACGCCGTTTACCGGGCCGATCGTGGTGTCGAGTTTGCCGTTGCGGGATACGTTGGAGCATTTGAGGCGGTGA
- a CDS encoding methyl-accepting chemotaxis protein: MLKKLSIRTSLTLMIVFFGIVLLLGAAAGLLSLRSSNASLQQMYTIDTPAVADLEGSAGQLLRLRLALATYASLVALNDQDGANAVLHRFDQYRKSSDERLAHYLSHAGADADEQRLIADMQHKRDTFLHDGVEPTLAALKSSDTNAFEQLQAHKLPSLYSAYEKAMLALEQLQLDHGAQRYQDAQDLFYAISTAVAIGIALSLAGGFLARFMLARAIVAPVDATIAQFQRIANGDLSGRIEVLGDNEMGRLAAALRRMQESLITTVNAVRQGTESIDTGVSEIAAGNADLSQRTEEQAAALEETAASIEELTSTVKQTADNAKEASSLAQGASTLAAQGGELTEQVVGTMHGIVDDSRRIADIVGVIEGIAFQTNILALNAAVEAARAGEQGRGFAVVASEVRSLAQRSAAAAKEIKGLIDASTTRVEQGSQLVERSGTTMNDIVGAIARVSSIMNEIAAAALEQSTGIDQVNLAVGQMDEVTQQNAALVEQAAAAASSLEDQARRLSAAVAVFRTGSESRGSASALGAKPAGVAGERRLDSEFVAV; this comes from the coding sequence ATGTTGAAAAAGCTGTCGATTCGCACCAGCCTCACCCTGATGATCGTATTCTTCGGCATCGTGCTGCTGCTCGGCGCGGCCGCGGGATTGCTCTCGCTGCGTTCGTCGAACGCGTCGCTGCAGCAGATGTACACGATCGACACGCCGGCCGTCGCCGACCTCGAAGGCAGCGCCGGCCAGCTGTTGCGTCTGCGTCTGGCGCTCGCGACGTACGCGTCGCTCGTCGCGCTGAACGATCAGGACGGCGCGAACGCCGTGCTCCATCGCTTCGATCAGTACCGCAAATCCTCCGATGAACGACTTGCCCACTATCTGAGCCACGCGGGTGCGGATGCCGATGAGCAGCGTCTGATCGCCGACATGCAGCACAAGCGCGACACCTTCCTGCACGACGGCGTCGAACCGACGCTCGCCGCGCTCAAGTCGAGCGACACCAACGCCTTCGAACAATTACAGGCGCACAAGCTGCCGTCGCTGTACAGCGCGTACGAGAAGGCGATGCTCGCGCTCGAGCAGTTGCAGCTCGATCACGGCGCGCAGCGCTATCAGGATGCGCAGGACCTGTTCTACGCGATTAGTACGGCGGTGGCGATCGGCATTGCGCTGTCGCTGGCCGGCGGCTTTCTCGCCCGCTTCATGCTCGCGCGTGCGATCGTCGCGCCGGTCGATGCGACCATCGCGCAGTTCCAGCGCATCGCCAACGGCGACCTGAGTGGCCGCATCGAAGTGCTCGGCGACAACGAAATGGGCCGTCTCGCGGCCGCGCTGCGCAGGATGCAGGAATCGCTGATCACGACCGTGAACGCGGTTCGTCAAGGCACCGAATCGATCGACACCGGCGTCAGCGAGATCGCGGCCGGCAACGCCGATCTGTCGCAGCGCACCGAGGAGCAGGCGGCGGCGCTGGAGGAAACAGCCGCGAGCATCGAAGAGCTGACGTCGACGGTCAAGCAGACGGCCGACAACGCGAAAGAGGCGAGCTCGCTCGCGCAGGGCGCCTCGACGCTGGCCGCGCAAGGCGGCGAGCTGACCGAGCAGGTGGTCGGTACGATGCACGGCATCGTCGACGATTCGCGGCGGATTGCCGACATCGTCGGCGTGATCGAGGGGATCGCTTTCCAGACCAACATCCTCGCGCTGAATGCCGCAGTCGAGGCGGCGCGCGCCGGCGAGCAGGGACGCGGCTTCGCGGTCGTCGCGAGCGAAGTGCGCTCGCTCGCGCAACGCAGCGCGGCGGCGGCCAAGGAGATCAAAGGCTTGATCGATGCGTCGACCACGCGGGTGGAGCAGGGCTCGCAACTCGTCGAACGCTCGGGCACGACGATGAACGACATCGTCGGGGCGATCGCGCGCGTCAGTTCGATCATGAACGAGATCGCGGCGGCGGCGCTCGAACAGAGCACCGGCATCGATCAGGTCAATCTGGCGGTCGGTCAGATGGACGAGGTCACGCAACAGAATGCGGCGCTCGTCGAGCAGGCGGCCGCGGCGGCGAGTTCGCTCGAAGACCAGGCGCGGCGCTTGTCGGCGGCGGTGGCGGTGTTTCGGACTGGCAGCGAGTCGCGCGGCAGTGCTTCGGCGCTCGGCGCGAAGCCGGCCGGTGTTGCCGGCGAGCGGAGACTGGATAGCGAGTTCGTCGCGGTGTGA
- a CDS encoding LysR family transcriptional regulator, with protein sequence MSQRGFDLAQLRTFVAVAESGGVSAGAERVFLSQSSVSEQLKKLEERAGQPLFVRGRQGVSPTPAGERLLEHARRIIAMSEAAFDDLQGRSLDGELRIAITDYFRPHDIARILKTFSEQHPRLKLHVTVQPSALIDSSADDHASFDIGLSARLVTGQTRARGASAGAASIVVRREKLLWASCADAGTRPAAPYRLVLLPSTCQLQRFVVKLLDEHKVPYVVSHSASGVAGLQLALKAGLGISCLNESSLGGGVVACAANIGLPPLPAIEFHLLPGRPGESELVSNARDALVRLFA encoded by the coding sequence ATGAGCCAACGCGGTTTCGACCTCGCGCAGTTGCGGACCTTCGTCGCAGTCGCCGAATCGGGCGGGGTGTCGGCAGGCGCCGAGCGCGTGTTCCTGTCGCAGTCGTCGGTGAGCGAGCAGCTAAAGAAGCTCGAGGAGCGCGCCGGCCAGCCGCTCTTCGTGCGCGGTCGACAGGGCGTGAGCCCGACGCCTGCCGGCGAGCGTCTGCTCGAGCACGCGCGGCGCATCATCGCGATGAGCGAAGCGGCGTTCGACGACCTGCAAGGTCGCTCGCTCGACGGCGAACTGCGCATCGCGATTACCGATTACTTCCGGCCGCACGACATCGCGCGCATCCTCAAGACGTTTTCGGAACAGCATCCGCGGCTGAAGCTGCATGTGACGGTGCAGCCCAGCGCGTTGATCGACAGCAGCGCGGACGATCACGCGTCGTTCGACATCGGTTTGTCGGCGCGGCTCGTCACCGGCCAAACGCGCGCGCGCGGCGCGAGTGCCGGTGCCGCGAGCATCGTCGTGCGGCGCGAAAAGCTGTTGTGGGCCAGTTGCGCCGATGCCGGCACTCGCCCCGCCGCGCCGTACCGGCTGGTGCTACTGCCCTCGACATGTCAGTTGCAGCGCTTCGTCGTCAAATTGCTCGACGAACACAAGGTGCCCTACGTGGTGTCACATTCGGCGTCTGGCGTCGCGGGACTGCAACTCGCATTGAAGGCGGGGCTCGGCATTTCCTGTCTGAACGAGTCCTCGCTCGGCGGCGGCGTGGTCGCGTGCGCCGCGAACATCGGCCTGCCGCCGCTGCCCGCCATCGAGTTTCATCTGCTGCCGGGGCGTCCGGGCGAAAGCGAACTGGTCAGCAATGCCCGTGATGCGCTGGTGCGGCTCTTTGCATGA
- a CDS encoding MFS transporter produces MVNGSMTASRGAGARGAEHRWKVLGVGFAANASFSAAFSGIPTTAVFLRSDYHLANHGLGLVLGMLGLGIAVSELPWGLLTDRWGDRRVLLLGLLSTAAALAGLALFVSPGGARAPGIVPLALGLLLVGLLGGSVNGSSGRAVMAWFREGERGLAMSIRQTAVPAGGGLGALVLPVLASRFGFASAYAVLALACAVTAWFAWCWLHEPAHAGDASAANGALASAAAPSARCVDAAKVSTPPPSMSPLRHIAIWRVALGAGTLCVPQIAVITFGTVFLNDFCRAGVFAISATMAAVQTGAAIARVWSGAWTDRRGNRRAYMRACSLLTAGLFVLLALATALVGMHRAGAVALFALMIVLGGVSASAWHGVAFTELATLAGPCRAGTALAMGNTCVFVTLFLTPLAIPALLSIGAWPLVWAVTSACALLALPVFPRAAPTHAMRAPRACDAA; encoded by the coding sequence ATGGTAAATGGATCTATGACAGCGTCGCGCGGCGCCGGGGCACGCGGCGCGGAGCATCGCTGGAAGGTGCTGGGCGTGGGCTTTGCCGCGAATGCGAGCTTTTCCGCGGCGTTTTCGGGTATCCCGACGACCGCGGTGTTCCTGCGCTCGGACTACCATCTGGCCAACCATGGGCTCGGCCTCGTGCTCGGTATGCTCGGACTCGGCATCGCGGTTAGCGAGTTGCCGTGGGGGCTTCTGACCGACCGCTGGGGCGATCGTCGTGTGCTGCTGCTCGGGTTGCTGTCGACCGCGGCGGCGCTCGCCGGTCTGGCGCTGTTCGTCTCGCCGGGCGGCGCGCGTGCGCCGGGCATCGTGCCGCTCGCGCTCGGCTTGCTGCTGGTCGGGTTGCTGGGCGGCAGCGTCAATGGATCGAGCGGCCGAGCGGTGATGGCGTGGTTTCGCGAAGGCGAGCGCGGCCTCGCGATGAGCATCCGCCAGACCGCCGTGCCGGCGGGCGGTGGACTCGGCGCATTGGTGCTGCCGGTGCTCGCCTCGCGCTTCGGTTTTGCAAGCGCCTATGCGGTGCTGGCGTTGGCGTGCGCGGTCACCGCATGGTTCGCATGGTGCTGGCTGCATGAGCCCGCGCACGCGGGCGATGCGTCGGCGGCCAACGGAGCGCTCGCGAGTGCGGCGGCGCCCAGCGCGCGGTGCGTAGACGCCGCCAAGGTCAGCACGCCGCCGCCGAGCATGTCTCCGTTGCGCCACATCGCGATCTGGCGCGTCGCGCTCGGCGCAGGCACGCTGTGCGTGCCACAGATTGCCGTGATCACGTTCGGCACGGTGTTCCTGAACGACTTCTGCCGCGCTGGCGTGTTCGCGATCAGCGCGACGATGGCCGCGGTCCAGACCGGCGCCGCGATCGCGCGGGTCTGGAGCGGTGCGTGGACCGATCGACGCGGTAACCGTCGCGCGTACATGCGGGCCTGCAGTTTGTTGACCGCCGGGTTGTTCGTGCTGCTGGCGCTCGCGACCGCGCTCGTCGGCATGCATCGCGCCGGGGCGGTTGCGCTGTTCGCGCTGATGATCGTGCTCGGCGGAGTCAGCGCGTCGGCGTGGCATGGCGTCGCGTTCACCGAACTCGCTACGCTCGCCGGTCCGTGCCGCGCGGGCACCGCGCTCGCGATGGGCAACACCTGCGTGTTCGTCACGCTGTTCCTGACGCCGCTCGCGATTCCGGCGCTGCTGTCGATCGGAGCATGGCCGCTGGTGTGGGCGGTGACGAGCGCCTGCGCGTTGCTCGCGTTGCCGGTGTTTCCGCGCGCCGCGCCGACGCATGCGATGCGCGCGCCGCGTGCTTGTGATGCCGCGTAA
- a CDS encoding response regulator transcription factor, translating into MANLRIILADDHPFVLLGLKSTLERREGLSVVGQAQTPTELIALLQHTKCDVLVVDLSMPDPAGEIGDGPGLIRRIRGEWPSLRVVVVTAQTNAAMLRVIAADAAVSVLGKTDSLEELPQAVYDSARGTRYLGHSVVETLARSEQDNGLFVSALLLSKRQTDILRRLVSGESIAQIAAALGCHRRTVSRHKREAMARLGVNDDPALFSCVRACGTLLLEPGT; encoded by the coding sequence GTGGCGAATCTTCGAATCATTCTGGCGGATGACCATCCATTCGTCCTGCTTGGCCTGAAATCGACTCTGGAGAGGCGCGAAGGTCTGTCTGTCGTCGGTCAGGCGCAGACGCCGACCGAGTTGATTGCACTGCTGCAACACACGAAGTGCGACGTGCTCGTCGTCGATCTTTCGATGCCCGATCCCGCCGGCGAGATTGGCGACGGACCCGGCCTGATCCGGCGCATTCGCGGCGAGTGGCCGTCATTGCGCGTCGTCGTCGTGACCGCGCAGACGAATGCCGCGATGTTGCGTGTCATCGCCGCCGATGCCGCGGTCAGCGTGCTCGGCAAAACCGACTCGCTCGAAGAACTGCCGCAAGCCGTCTACGACAGCGCGCGCGGCACGCGTTACCTGGGCCACTCGGTGGTCGAAACGCTCGCGCGTTCGGAGCAGGACAACGGTCTGTTCGTTTCGGCCCTGCTGCTGTCGAAGCGGCAGACCGACATCCTGCGCAGGCTGGTGAGCGGCGAGTCCATCGCGCAGATCGCTGCGGCGCTCGGTTGCCATCGCCGCACGGTGAGCCGGCACAAGCGCGAAGCAATGGCGCGGCTTGGCGTCAACGACGATCCCGCGCTTTTCTCTTGTGTGCGCGCATGCGGCACGCTGCTGCTCGAACCGGGAACCTAG
- a CDS encoding response regulator transcription factor yields MNLLAASGTPVRTIIADDHPLVLLAIENLICNYPNLKVVGRAADVAELFIEVDRSPCDLVLMDLYMPGGHHDNRFDVVRQFKARYPNVALVILTMETEAATLRKVISLGVDGLLSKRDRIDLIHVAVVMALARECYVGPAVRAMLTDVALTQRLDFVRARLSRRELEVFTQYASGLGVTEIATRLGRSVKTISAQKCMAMRKLSLNSDAELFRFAVEHGVVPETCGNNR; encoded by the coding sequence ATGAACCTCTTGGCTGCATCAGGCACGCCTGTTCGAACGATCATCGCGGACGATCATCCGCTGGTTCTGCTGGCTATAGAAAATCTGATTTGCAATTATCCCAACCTGAAGGTGGTTGGCCGTGCGGCGGACGTCGCCGAACTCTTCATCGAAGTCGATCGCAGTCCTTGCGATCTCGTGCTGATGGACCTTTACATGCCGGGAGGGCACCACGACAACCGGTTCGACGTCGTCAGGCAGTTCAAGGCGCGCTATCCCAACGTGGCGCTCGTCATTCTGACAATGGAAACGGAGGCGGCGACGCTGCGCAAGGTGATATCGCTCGGCGTGGATGGGCTGCTGAGCAAGCGCGATCGCATCGACCTCATTCATGTCGCGGTGGTGATGGCGCTGGCGCGCGAGTGTTATGTCGGTCCCGCGGTGCGCGCCATGCTGACCGACGTCGCGCTGACGCAACGTCTCGACTTCGTGCGCGCCAGGCTGTCTCGCCGCGAGCTCGAGGTTTTTACGCAGTATGCGTCAGGACTTGGCGTCACGGAAATCGCTACGCGGCTCGGACGTAGTGTGAAGACGATCAGCGCGCAGAAGTGCATGGCCATGCGCAAGCTGTCGTTGAATAGCGACGCCGAACTTTTCCGCTTCGCCGTCGAGCATGGAGTAGTACCGGAAACGTGTGGCAACAACCGCTAA
- a CDS encoding response regulator transcription factor, translating into MTNKIHVVVADDHDSIRAGVRFLLRDKPNIEIVGEAADTSGLAKLLDACACDVVVSDIGMPGLDGDTSAVPLLRRLLRRMPHPQVVVLTMIERAHMLAGLRHIGVTGIVDKRDAVGGLIDAIEAVAAGGTHLSEQVRAALAAAEPAPPGRGGAMSAREWEVFQLYVRGLAVHEIATRLRRSDKTISTQKRSAMRKLGLETEADLINYASQIGLI; encoded by the coding sequence ATGACAAACAAGATTCACGTCGTCGTGGCGGACGATCACGACTCTATTCGTGCGGGCGTCCGATTTTTGCTGCGCGATAAGCCGAATATCGAAATTGTCGGCGAAGCGGCCGACACCTCGGGTCTCGCGAAGCTGCTCGATGCCTGCGCATGCGACGTCGTCGTGTCGGACATTGGCATGCCGGGACTCGACGGAGACACTAGCGCGGTGCCGCTATTGCGTCGGCTGTTACGGCGCATGCCGCATCCGCAGGTGGTCGTGCTGACCATGATCGAGCGTGCGCATATGTTGGCCGGCTTGCGCCATATCGGTGTGACCGGAATCGTCGACAAGCGCGACGCCGTTGGCGGATTGATCGATGCAATCGAAGCCGTTGCGGCCGGGGGGACCCATCTATCGGAGCAGGTTCGGGCCGCACTCGCGGCTGCGGAACCTGCTCCGCCCGGGCGCGGCGGTGCGATGAGCGCGCGCGAGTGGGAGGTGTTCCAACTCTATGTACGAGGCCTCGCGGTGCACGAGATCGCCACGCGCCTGCGACGTAGCGACAAAACCATCAGCACGCAAAAACGCAGCGCGATGCGCAAGCTCGGACTGGAAACAGAAGCCGACCTGATCAACTACGCCAGTCAAATCGGGCTGATATGA
- the aqpZ gene encoding aquaporin Z, with amino-acid sequence MVALGKRLWSESVGTAWLVFVGCGSTVLDTTGVLQASGAMQMSLAFGLALATGSYAFGKISGAHFNPAVTVGLAVAQRFPVRDLLPYIAAQIAGAIVAAALLAYLASGRPGFELAASEFAANGFGAHSPADYPLHSALVVEFVLSVVFVGACLLVVVRKELATIAPFVTGACLMLVYLVSIPVTNGAVNPARSTAQALFVGNWALDQLWLFWAAPLAGAIAAGVLFSLLGGRADSSPVSLVDGQGDVS; translated from the coding sequence ATGGTTGCACTAGGCAAGCGATTGTGGAGCGAGAGTGTGGGTACGGCATGGCTGGTGTTCGTCGGCTGCGGCAGTACGGTGCTGGACACTACGGGCGTGCTGCAGGCCAGTGGCGCCATGCAGATGTCGTTGGCATTCGGTCTTGCGCTCGCTACCGGCAGCTATGCCTTCGGCAAGATTTCCGGTGCGCATTTCAATCCCGCCGTTACCGTTGGCCTGGCAGTCGCGCAGCGCTTTCCGGTGCGCGATCTGTTGCCCTATATTGCCGCGCAAATCGCGGGCGCAATCGTCGCTGCGGCGTTGCTCGCCTACCTCGCGAGCGGCCGGCCGGGTTTCGAACTCGCCGCGAGTGAATTCGCGGCGAACGGCTTCGGCGCTCATTCGCCCGCCGACTATCCTTTGCATTCGGCGCTGGTCGTGGAGTTCGTGCTGTCGGTCGTGTTCGTCGGGGCCTGCCTACTGGTCGTCGTTCGAAAAGAGCTGGCAACGATTGCGCCGTTCGTCACCGGTGCATGTCTGATGCTCGTCTACCTCGTGTCCATTCCGGTCACCAATGGAGCGGTCAATCCCGCCCGCTCGACCGCGCAGGCGCTGTTCGTCGGCAACTGGGCGCTGGACCAGTTGTGGCTGTTCTGGGCTGCGCCGTTGGCCGGCGCGATCGCGGCTGGCGTGCTGTTTTCGTTGCTGGGCGGCCGAGCCGATTCGTCCCCCGTGTCGTTAGTGGACGGGCAGGGTGACGTTTCGTGA